A genomic region of Cannabis sativa cultivar Pink pepper isolate KNU-18-1 chromosome 1, ASM2916894v1, whole genome shotgun sequence contains the following coding sequences:
- the LOC115708164 gene encoding brassinosteroid-responsive RING protein 1 — protein sequence MGFPVGYTEVFFPNLFLHTLSLLGFIRNLIFSLFHFLGLSEFLETDVVWPQSASFASAAQSPDNPPVSAILIRELLPVIKFRDLDTVYGAGEPPENCAVCLYEFDGGEEIRWLTNCKHIFHRACLDRWMDHDQRTCPLCRTPFVPDEMKDEFNQRLWAASGVDDFYSEYSSV from the coding sequence ATGGGATTCCCAGTCGGATATACAGAGGTCTTTTTCCCTAATCTCTTCCTCCACACACTCTCTCTCCTTGGCTTCATCCGAAACctaattttctctctcttccaTTTCCTCGGCCTCTCAGAATTTTTGGAAACCGACGTCGTATGGCCCCAATCTGCGTCGTTTGCGTCGGCAGCCCAATCGCCGGATAATCCTCCGGTATCGGCGATCCTAATCCGAGAGCTACTTCCGGTAATTAAATTCCGGGACCTGGACACCGTGTACGGTGCCGGAGAGCCGCCAGAAAATTGTGCGGTTTGCCTGTACGAGTTCGATGGAGGAGAAGAGATCAGGTGGTTGACGAACTGTAAACACATTTTCCACCGAGCCTGTCTGGACCGTTGGATGGACCACGATCAGAGAACGTGTCCTCTTTGTAGAACGCCATTTGTCCCTGATGAGATGAAGGACGAGTTCAATCAACGGCTTTGGGCTGCTTCTGGGGTCGATGATTTTTACAGCGAATACAGCTCAGTTTGA
- the LOC133034340 gene encoding uncharacterized protein LOC133034340 yields the protein MAPELILPLAEHFPGRITYRGNGYFASIKAKFEAFNLTERVKETPFGVFWNANELKFSGVIVHQLLLRKMKVSEVKNDEVWFYVGKTEARFGRSEFGLITGLKMSGGPSTEELNTLCESDRILRDYLNNAKRVTFKTLWLAFEACDVADDVYKLGLCAFVEGVLLSRAEGVYIWSDMLKLVENEEKFFEYPWGLLSYQKLLSSTAKSMTDLRKNYLDKSTKDKKKGKKEKKITQPEAKYNVYGYAPALQYWAFEVMQDLGKKYGQCRGTRFPRMLNWSTPNTVTKHDVKQPDVATLFEKRMVVLQILYPRNWEVDYWKSNCEGEVPTVEMGLDEVEETQVGAQDSTAFQTQAERVADYVKKSKIIPPSPPKEAPDASTSATVPPTPATVPPSSAPANDSNYLLLAKRLEKVEAQQVAILTAQTEMKADFKRSQKEMKNLIMDQIATVISLLQKQPSEPTQPSGPAQQSDPTPSDTAEPLQTVHPSPPTYDDDDDVYPEDWQPDACDVPSTPANAIVISLGDTESQDVEELQGPPDGVEFCRLRRKRKPVFLNDYTAGKKKQRHGPVVVDTLKPADARLLKFFQKWITYARDNGRPRDVHLWRSH from the exons ATGGCTCCAGAACTCATTCTCCCCTTGGCTGAGCATTTTCCTGGGCGTATCACTTACCGAGGAAATGGGTACTTTGCTTCTATTAAAGCAAAGTTTGAAGCCTTTAACCTGACCGAGAGGGTGAAGGAAACTCCTTTTGGAGTTTTTTGGAATGCGAATGAACTGAAATTCTCCGGGGTGATTGTGCATCAACTACTGTTGAGGAAAATGAAAGTGAGTGAGGTAAAGAATGATGAAGTGTGGTTTTACGTGGGTAAAACCGAGGCCAGATTTGGaagatctgagtttggattgatTACGGGACTGAAGATGAGCGGTGGCCCCTCGACTGAAGAATTGAATACACTATGTGAGTCTGATCGGATATTGCGGGACTACCTCAATAATGCCAAACGGGTCACTTTCAAAACCCTTTGGCTAGCTTTTGAGGCGTGCGATGTGGCCGACGACGTGTACAAGCTGGGGCTGTGTGCATTTGTTGAAGGAGTGCTTCTATCTAGGGCTGAGGGTGTTTACATATGGTCGGATATGCTGAAGTTGGTAGAAAACGAGGAGAAGTTCTTCGAATATCCGTGGGGCCTTCTTTCATATCAGAAGTTGTTGTCATCCACAGCCAAAAGTATGACTGACCTGAGGAAGAACTACCTTGATAAATCTACTAAGGAtaagaagaaagggaagaagGAGAAAAAAATTACTCAACCAGAGGCGAAGTACAATGTCTACGGATATGCACCGGCGCTACAATACTGGGCCTTTGAGGTGATGCAGGATTTGGGGAAGAAGTACGGGCAGTGCAGAGGGACTAGATTCCCTCGAATGTTGAATTGGAGCACCCCCAACACAGTTACGAAACATGATGTCAAGCAACCTGATGTCGCTACCCTATTCGAGAAAAGG ATGGTTGTTCTTCAAATTCTGTATCCTAGGAATTGGGAGGTGGACTATTGGAAGAGCAATTGTGAGGGTGAGGTCCCCACGGTGGAAATGGGGTTGGATGAGGTCGAAGAAACGCAAGTCGGGGCGCAAGATTCGACCGCATTCCagacccaagccgaacgggtgGCGGATTATGTGAAAAAGTCCAAAATTATTCCACCATCCCCACCCAAAGAAGCACCAGACGCCTCCACATCTGCCACCGTGCCCCCAACGCCTGCCACTGTGCCCCCAAGCTCTGCTCCAGCCAATGACTCCAACTACCTCTTGTTGGCTAAGAGGTTGGAGAAGGTAGAAGCGCAACAAGTTGCGATTCTGACTGCGCAGACTGAGATGAAGGCTGACTTCAAGAGAAGTCAGAAAGAGATGAAGAATCTTATCATGGATCAAATTGCGACCGTGATAAGTTTGTTACAGAAGCAGCCTTCGGAGCCGACACAACCATCAGGGCCGGCACAGCAATCAGACCCCACACCATCAGACACGGCAGAGCCATTACAGACGGTACATCCATCACCGCCGacatatgatgatgatgatgatgtctaCCCAGAAGATTGGCAACCTGACGCATGTGACGTTCCTTCTACTCCTGCAAACGCCATTGTCATTTCGCTGGGTGATACTGAATCTCAGGATGTGGAAGAGTTGCAGGGGCCACCAGATGGAGTGGAGTTCTGTAGGCTTAGGCGAAAGCGCAAGCCGGTTTTCTTGAATGACTACACTGCTGGGAAGAAGAAACAACGACATGGGCCCGTGGTAGTAGACACCCTGAAACCGGCGGACGCCCGGCTGTTAAAATTCTTCCAGAAGTGGATCACTTATGCTAGGGACAATGGCCGTCCTAGGGATGTTCACCTTTGGCGAAGCCACTAG